Within Theileria orientalis strain Shintoku DNA, chromosome 4, complete genome, the genomic segment GCCGATCAGGCGCTCGATCTCCACGAGGTCGAACTCCGCGTCCAGGCGgttcagcgcctccagcaGCCTCGAGAGCGCCTGCAAGGTGTCGGTCTTCCTGTGCGCCCTCGCAATGTAGCgctcctccttctcaaACTTGGGCCGCAGCTCACGCGCCACACCCGCACCATATTCCGACTCTGTGGGCAGAAGGCGCAGGTGCATCAGCGCCGAGGCCAAAAAGGTCACGTCCCTCGGCGAGAACGCGCCCGACCTCGACAGAACGCAGAGGCACgtcttctccagcagcgcGTTGAGCTGCTTCGCCTCCTTGTCGCTCGCGATCGGGTAGTACGCTGCGACCTGCGCGAGCCTCGCCAGACAACTCGGCCCGAACTTCGGCACGTTCTGCGCCACGTGCGGCAGCAGGTCCCCGAGCACctcgttcagcaggtcgaGCCTTGCGAGCGACCAGAGGCACCTGCTCAGGTGCCTGTGGTAGATGTTCGCCACCTTCAGCGGGTTCCTCAGGTCCCGCAGCAGGCGCTCCACGAACTCGTCGTGCCTTATTCTCAGCCTGCACAGGCTCGCGAGGTTGCTTATGGTGTTCACCAGCGACGTCGACTCGTACAGCCTCATTATGTTCGCCATCAGTATCGAGATCACTGGGAAGTCCATGGTGGTTCCGTCTCTTTCCGTCCTCTGCGCCAGAACTGCCAGCAGGTCCGTCAGCTCGTCCGCGTCGAACGACTTTAACTCGTATTCGAGCTGCGGCAGTATTCTATTTTCGCAGAACGACACCATTCTCTCCACTAAACTTGCCATCTTCTTGTCCCTGTGGCTTTTAACCAGGTAACTCCACGGCCTCATCGGCGACGTCTTATACAGGTCGTGGTACTCGTTACGATCAATCTTAAACAGGTCTTTATTCATAAAACTCAGACTCGAACTGTCCCTTTTAACATCTGCATCTTCTCCTAATCCTTCACTCTTAGTTGTGTAATCCACACTTGAGCCACTGGCGTTTGTGTGTGCGCTCGAATCCACGTTAGAGTCTGCACCACTTGGCTGTTTATCATCACCTAAATCATCCTTTCTTAGTCTTGTATCGCTAGCGGTCCCAATTCTAACGCTGTCACCATCACTGTCAGTGCTGCCTgtgttactgctactgctcCCGTTGAGTCtttgtgtgtgttttattatcTTCGCGACGCTTCTGCAAATTCCCAGCCTGTTGAGCGAGTTAATGCTGTTGAACACGTGCGGCACCTCCAGCCTCGATATTATGTCGTCGTACACTGCTATTGACCTCACTCCTTGCAGCTGAAAGCACGTGTTCAACAGCTGTATGCAGTCCACTGCTGTGTAGTCCACCATTCTGTATCTGAAGCTTTCTATTAGTGCGTCCTCGATGCTTCTCTGCCTTATGAAGTGCGGCAGCTTCGAGTACGCTATTCCTATTTGCAACACCACTTCCGGCGGGAACTTCATGCAGTTGTACGCCACGTTGTGCTCCAGGTGCGGCAGCAGCGTCTCCTTTATGAAGTTCTTCGGTATTGGCTTCCTCAGAACCACCGCCCTGGCCTGTGCGTCTGATACCTCCTTCGCGCCATCCTTGTGTTCATCCAAACCATCTTTGTTCACACCTTTATGTTCCACTGATTCCTTCGATGCCTTCTTTGACACTTTACTTGATTTTTTCTTCACGTTTTTATCAAGGGGCCCCAAAGGAGCAAAATCCACTGACTGCCTCGTTGTATCTGATGTTGTTTGATTCAATGAAGAGATCCTTCTGCAATTATTTCTAATTATATTGTGGCCTTTTTCTCCAGTTATTATTGATAAGAATCTCATTGTAATATgttctttttatatattctaTTCAAAATGctaaacacaaatacaaaatcCCATTGATACAATGCAAACAAACTCATTAATACAATACACatctatttaattatattatttttcaccAACACTCATTGTATAATTGGTTTATAGGCCTATTATCATGGAATCCCATACAATCAAATATGGTTTATAACTGTAATCAAacttatttgttttattaaaaaatgaaacaatagattataaattttctgaatatacatattatacgataaaaacaaatcaTTCATTTGTGATTCCTCATTATCTATTCATAAATTGGGTGACTAACCGAATTTTATCTACTGGCCATCtatttaatacacaaccacttatattacataaaagTATAATGCAcattcattaaaatttaatccATTCTCGTTTTAAGTGATCTTGATACCACTTTATCTGGAGTAATTACATGGACCTCTGCACCCCAACCCGAAAGACAATCTCTATCAATTCCTGCCATTAAACACTGGGAAATCGTCTCAAACAGTTCATCTGCGTTctataaatcaatatataatacaattttatttaaactaacCAATCCTGGTCTAAACAGGGCTTCACAAACACCATACAGTTGTTCTGAGCACGTGCCGACGACCACAAAGTCCGTGGGTGTACAGGGTGCTCCAACCAGATCGAAACACGTAATATATGGTTCATTCTTTGAATCCAGTCCAGCAATGACGGAATCCACGAACCATGGGCCGAACCTCTTGGAATACAGCATTGTTCCTACCATATTAGATAGCGTTTTTACGTTCATCTGCTTTTCTCCTCTCATTTGATACATGTTTACTTTAAACATAATTTCATCTTTCCTAAgtgtttttattagtttCACCTGGTCATCTTACAGTGTTTGTATGTCAGTGGCCAATCCTGAGGCTGCGAAGAAGCAATTATCCGTCACCTTGAACGCTTTTGGAAAGTTTGAGCCGACTGTGATTTGTTGGTTAAAGCCCAGTCTCT encodes:
- a CDS encoding proteasome subunit beta type, with amino-acid sequence MGDITYYNGGAVVAMMGEGCVAIACDKRLGFNQQITVGSNFPKAFKVTDNCFFAASGLATDIQTLKDEIMFKVNMYQMRGEKQMNVKTLSNMVGTMLYSKRFGPWFVDSVIAGLDSKNEPYITCFDLVGAPCTPTDFVVVGTCSEQLYGVCEALFRPGLNADELFETISQCLMAGIDRDCLSGWGAEVHVITPDKVVSRSLKTRMD